Proteins from a single region of Pelodiscus sinensis isolate JC-2024 chromosome 29, ASM4963464v1, whole genome shotgun sequence:
- the HOXB13 gene encoding homeobox protein Hox-B13, producing the protein MDGLLGPGSFAAASQGRNPGLDGPAPAALMQGCSYPSAGRGEPSKQCASGPAASSAPLPCGYFGSGYYSCRVARAPLKPGPAASYSAEKYAEPPAAAEDYQPRPAEFAFYPGYAAPYQPMAGYLDVSVVPSLGGPGEPRHETLLPVDSYPQPWALTSGWNSQMCCPKDQSQVEHFWKSAFADVAQHPPDSCAFRRGRKKRIPYSKGQLKELEKEYASSQFITKDKRRKLAAATSLTERQITIWFQNRRVKEKKVVAKLKTGSSP; encoded by the exons ATGGACGGGCTGCTGGGGCCGGGGAGTTTCGCTGCAGCGAGCCAGGGCAGGAACCCGGGCTTAGACGGGCCCGCGCCCGCTGCCTTGATGCAGGGCTGTAGCTACCCCAGCGCGGGACGCGGCGAGCCCTCCAAACAGTGCGCCTCGGGGCCTGCTGCTTCCTCCGCGCCTTTGCCCTGTGGATACTTCGGCAGCGGCTATTACTCCTGTCGGGTGGCCCGCGCCCCCCTCAAGCCTGGCCCCGCGGCCAGCTACTCTGCGGAGAAATACGCGGAGCCCCCAGCGGCCGCGGAGGACTACCAGCCCCGACCGGCCGAGTTCGCTTTCTACCCAGGCTACGCAGCCCCGTACCAGCCTATGGCTGGCTACCTGGACGTGTCTGTGGTCCCCAGCCTAGGGGGGCCGGGAGAACCCCGACACGAGACCCTTTTACCCGTGGACAGTTACCCCCAGCCGTGGGCTTTGACCAGCGGTTGGAACAGCCAGATGTGTTGCCCCAAAGATCAAAGCCAGGTCGAGCACTTCTGGAAATCGGCCTTTGCAG ATGTGGCCCAGCACCCGCCGGACTCGTGCGCCTTCCGCCGGGGACGCAAGAAAAGGATTCCCTACAGCAAGGGCCAGCTGAAGGAGCTGGAAAAGGAATACGCCAGCAGCCAATTCATCACCAAGGACAAGCGGAGGAAACTGGCCGCCGCCACCAGCCTCACGGAGCGACAGATCACCATCTGGTTTCAGAACCGGCGGGTGAAAGAGAAGAAAGTGGTCGCCAAACTCAAAACCGGCAGCAGCCCGTGA